A window of the Thalassospira indica genome harbors these coding sequences:
- the glyS gene encoding glycine--tRNA ligase subunit beta, giving the protein MAELLLELFSEEIPARMQARAAEDLTKLVTDGLKSADLGFDKVEALVTPRRLTLIVDGLPEKQPDLREERRGPRADAPEKAINGFLAGNGVTLDQCEKRETPKGVFLFAIVEQKGRAASEVIKDIIEDAMNKLPWPKSMRWADQKIRWVRQLDRILCLFDGKVIPVTYGPVTAGDTTRGHRFLAPAEFSVSNAAEYKEKLRAAKVMLDREERKQVILEGAKKLAASEGFELLEDNGLLEEVCGLVEWPVPVMGKVDDQFMDIPREVLETSMREHQKYFVVEDKAGKLAARFITVSNMITADNNAKIIAGNERVLRARLHDAKFFWDQDRKVTLQSRLPKLDNIVFHAKLGSLAERVLRLRGLAREVSAEIPGCDVKLADRAAEIGKADLVSQMVFEFTELQGLMGKYYAENDGEAPEVANAIAEHYAPAGPSDMCPTAPVSVALALAEKVDTLAGFFAIDEKPTGSKDPFALRRAALGVIRLVLENGLRLPLRRLFAFAVSQYPANIRRDEAVEDLLAFFADRLKVHLREQGVRHDLVSAVFALDGEDDLVRLLARVEALSDFVSGESGVNLMAGYKRASNILRIEEKKDGTSYKADVSADLLSLEEERKLYEALIDVRHKALPLLRDEDYAAAMTEFARLREPVDAFFEKVTVNSDNADERANRLKLLAQIRTALHDIADFSKIES; this is encoded by the coding sequence ATGGCCGAATTACTTCTTGAACTGTTCTCCGAAGAAATCCCGGCTCGCATGCAGGCGCGTGCCGCCGAAGACCTGACCAAACTGGTCACCGATGGCCTGAAGTCCGCCGACCTTGGCTTTGACAAGGTCGAAGCACTGGTGACCCCGCGTCGCCTTACCCTGATTGTCGATGGTCTGCCGGAAAAACAGCCTGACCTGCGCGAAGAACGCCGTGGCCCGCGTGCCGATGCACCGGAAAAGGCCATCAATGGCTTTCTTGCGGGCAATGGTGTGACCCTTGATCAGTGCGAAAAACGCGAAACGCCCAAGGGCGTCTTCCTGTTTGCTATTGTCGAACAGAAAGGCCGTGCTGCGTCCGAGGTCATCAAGGACATCATCGAAGATGCGATGAACAAACTGCCCTGGCCGAAATCCATGCGCTGGGCAGATCAGAAAATCCGTTGGGTGCGCCAGCTCGACCGCATTCTTTGCTTGTTTGATGGCAAGGTCATCCCGGTTACCTATGGTCCGGTCACCGCAGGCGATACGACCCGTGGCCATCGTTTTCTGGCCCCGGCTGAATTCAGCGTATCGAACGCGGCCGAGTACAAGGAAAAGCTCCGCGCTGCCAAGGTCATGCTTGACCGCGAAGAACGCAAGCAGGTCATCCTTGAGGGCGCGAAAAAACTGGCAGCGTCCGAGGGCTTTGAACTTCTGGAAGACAATGGTCTGCTGGAAGAAGTCTGTGGTCTGGTTGAATGGCCGGTTCCGGTCATGGGCAAGGTTGATGACCAGTTCATGGATATCCCGCGCGAGGTTCTTGAAACCTCCATGCGTGAACATCAGAAATATTTCGTGGTCGAAGACAAGGCTGGCAAGCTTGCCGCGCGCTTTATCACGGTTTCAAACATGATCACCGCAGACAACAACGCCAAAATCATCGCCGGGAACGAGCGTGTTTTGCGCGCACGTCTGCATGATGCCAAGTTCTTCTGGGATCAGGATCGGAAAGTGACGCTGCAATCGCGTCTGCCGAAACTTGATAACATCGTCTTCCACGCCAAGCTTGGCTCGCTGGCAGAGCGCGTCTTGCGCCTGCGCGGTCTGGCGCGTGAAGTATCTGCGGAAATTCCGGGGTGTGACGTCAAACTGGCCGACCGCGCCGCAGAAATCGGCAAAGCCGATCTGGTGTCGCAGATGGTGTTTGAATTCACCGAACTGCAAGGACTGATGGGGAAATACTACGCCGAAAATGACGGCGAAGCCCCGGAAGTCGCCAATGCCATTGCCGAGCATTATGCACCGGCCGGTCCATCGGACATGTGCCCGACCGCACCGGTTTCGGTGGCGCTCGCCTTGGCTGAGAAAGTTGATACCCTTGCCGGGTTCTTTGCGATTGATGAAAAGCCGACCGGTTCAAAAGACCCGTTTGCTTTGCGTCGTGCGGCACTGGGTGTCATTCGTCTGGTTCTGGAAAACGGATTGCGCTTGCCGCTGCGGCGTCTGTTTGCATTCGCTGTTTCCCAGTACCCGGCAAATATTCGTCGTGACGAGGCGGTTGAAGACCTTCTGGCCTTCTTTGCAGACCGCCTGAAAGTCCATCTGCGTGAACAGGGTGTGCGCCATGATCTGGTGTCGGCCGTGTTTGCACTGGATGGCGAGGACGATCTTGTCCGCCTGTTGGCCCGTGTTGAAGCGCTTTCCGATTTTGTCTCTGGCGAAAGCGGCGTCAACCTGATGGCCGGATACAAGCGTGCGTCAAACATCCTGCGCATCGAAGAGAAAAAGGACGGTACGTCCTATAAAGCGGACGTTTCCGCCGATCTTCTGAGCCTGGAAGAAGAACGCAAGTTGTATGAGGCGCTCATTGATGTCCGGCACAAGGCCTTGCCACTTCTGCGTGACGAGGACTATGCCGCGGCAATGACCGAATTTGCGCGGTTGCGTGAACCGGTCGATGCATTCTTCGAAAAGGTTACGGTCAATAGCGACAATGCTGACGAACGTGCCAACCGCTTGAAGCTGTTGGCACAAATTCGCACAGCGTTGCACGATATTGCCGACTTCTCGAAAATCGAATCATAA